A single genomic interval of Acipenser ruthenus chromosome 28, fAciRut3.2 maternal haplotype, whole genome shotgun sequence harbors:
- the LOC117435043 gene encoding integrin alpha-3-like isoform X5, translating to MTKLKKKPHRLLTGAPKEKAYPALKVNETGAVYYCPITTDTKDCTRVELVKNVNSAQEMVEDMWLGVTVASQGGPNGGRVLACGHRYVKILMSGSEEQRRMIGKCFVRGNNLSYDPDDDWQTHHYEVCNPANDMSSEGMCNMGIAGGMTETEVYIGTPGSFTWQGSVDVTWWNPEAFWDLYERKYPNTDDNNIYIGYSVREEKNVLHADKYTILAGAPRASHKGAVFLMDINTDIDIGFNTMLSGEQVGSYFGNSIAAADLNNDGWKDLLVGAPFYFDRKEEEGGAVYIFMNEGGVFQNTPTLVLKGVSGSGFGFAVASVGDINQDGFEDIAIGAPFDGSGKVFLYQSSKEGLSKEARQQVIDGSEIGTGGIKTFGYSINGGLDVDENSYPDILVGSLDDKIALLRARPVIQLSKTFTVSPRIVDPANCTNDSCIKVKLCLSYILSNGNTNFQNNITLKYRLEADADRRSPRVKFLKSSSPSVYRGFFSMPETKCQTIKLILTDNIQDKLRSIEFALNYSIYETKARSHRGIQSLDAFPVLSEEQNHQDTQEIHFQKECGADNKCRSNLQITAAFAAFSPEEELPSKAGKQVLQYSPDVKKLLLIVNVTNLCTNTREAEDAHQAILNITLPSTLQYSGVRSDNNIECHAEETVICELGNPFRSEQEETIRLIFEASGITLNTHQIEVMLQLSTQSEQDDLNPKPVVLLIQYSVQASFSVDKARQLTYFSGSVMGESAMKKAEDVGSPVEYTFNVAVKGEPLGDMATLAVVFVWPYEVSNGKWLLYLTEIVTKGTAESHCVPKGDIVNPLNLALPSRESSRRRREVDLSQGLESGSTLPMSKRGKATVSLDCFQNTTSCITFSCPLLNMTNKATVIVRARVWNSTLLEDYSDVVRVTVNTKATLKLDTEKPTIEMTAMTQPIILEVDSEILEETPGDIALWIIIVAVVAGILLLGLIILLLWKCGFFKRKSYYRIMPKYHAVKIRKEERCQYKEGFLTKSPTKKDWITNWTETHHYSN from the exons GCTTTTAACTGGAGCCCCAAAGGAGAAAGCATACCCAGCACTAAAAGTTAATGAAACTGGGGCGGTTTATTACTGTCCCATCACCACAGACACCAAAGACTGCACCCGTGTTGAGCTGGTTAAGAATG TCAATTCCGCTCAGGAAATGGTGGAGGACATGTGGCTGGGAGTCACTGTGGCCAGTCAAGGAGGTCCCAATGGGGGGAGAGTTTTG GCTTGCGGACACCGCTACGTGAAGATCTTGATGTCGGGCTCGGAAGAGCAGAGGCGCATGATTGGGAAGTGCTTTGTGAGAGGGAACAATCTGAGCTACGACCCCGATGATGATTGGCAGACGCATCACTATGAGGTGTGCAACCCTGCCAATGACATGAGCAGCGAAGGCATGTGCAACATGGGCATTGCAGGGGGCATGACAGAGACAGAAGTGTACATCGGCACCCCCGGGAGCTTCACGTGGCAAG GAAGTGTTGACGTGACCTGGTGGAACCCTGAAGCATTCTGGGATCTGTACGAAAGAAAGTATCCCAACACAGACGACAATAACATCTATATCG GATATTCGGTACGAGAGGAAAAGAATGTTCTTCACGCTGACAAATACACCATTCTAGCTGGTGCTCCTCGAGCTTCCCACAAGGGAGCAGTCTTTCTGATGGATATCAACACAGATATTGACATTGGGTTCAACACCATGCTGTCCGGAGAACAAGTGGGCTCGTATTTCGGAAACAGTATTGCGGCAGCAGATCTCAACAATGATGG CTGGAAGGACCTGCTCGTCGGAGCTCCATTCTATTTCGACAGGAAGGAGGAGGAAGGAGGGGCCGTTTACATATTCATGAATGAGGGCGGGGTTTTCCAGAATACTCCCACTCTGGTCCTAAAGGGCGTCAGCGGCTCAGGGTTCGGGTTTGCCGTTGCCAGCGTTGGAGACATTAACCAGGATGGCTTTGAAG ACATTGCCATTGGGGCTCCCTTTGACGGTTCTGGCAAGGTGTTCCTTTACCAGAGCAGCAAGGAGGGCCTTTCCAAAGAAGCCAGACAG CAGGTGATTGACGGCAGTGAGATTGGCACTGGTGGCATCAAGACTTTTGGCTACTCCATCAACGGGGGCCTAGACGTAGATGAGAATTCCTACCCGGATATACTGGTGGGCAGTTTGGATGATAAGATCGCCCTCCTCAG AGCCCGTCCAGTTATCCAGCTCTCCAAAACATTCACTGTGAGCCCAAGAATAGTGGATCCTGCCAACTGTACCAATGACTCCTG tatTAAGGTGAAGCTGTGCCTCTCCTATATTCTCAGCAATGGAAACACAAACTTTCAGAACAACATCA CTCTTAAGTACAGGCTGGAAGCAGACGCAGACCGGCGCTCTCCTCGAGTGAAGTTTCTCAAGTCCAGCTCTCCATCTGTCTATCGGGGCTTCTTCTCCATGCCGGAGACCAAATGTCAGACCATCAAGCTCATACTTACA GATAACATTCAAGACAAACTGCGCTCAATTGAGTTTGCCCTGAACTATTCCATCTATGAGACGAAGGCAAGGTCACACAGGGGCATTCAGAGCCTGGATGCCTTTCCAGTGTTAAGCGAAGAGCAAAACCACCAAGACACCCAAGAG ATTCACTTCCAGAAAGAATGTGGGGCCGACAACAAGTGCCGGAGTAACCTGCAAATAACGGCAGCTTTCGCCGCCTTCTCCCCCGAAGAAGAGCTGCCCAG caaggctgggaagcaagtgCTGCAGTACAGCCCTGATGTGAAGAAGCTGCTTCTCATTGTGAACGTGACCAATCTGTGCACAAATACTCGTGAAGCTGAGGATGCCCACCAAGCCATCCTCAACATCACCCTCCCCTCAACGCTGCAGTATTCAGGAGTCCGATCA GATAACAACATTGAGTGCCATGCTGAAGAGACAGTAATCTGTGAACTGGGAAACCCCTTCAGAAGCGAACAGGAG GAAACGATCCGGCTCATTTTTGAAGCCTCTGGAATCACCCTCAACACGCATCAGATTGAAGTGATGCTCCAGCTCTCCAC ACAGAGTGAACAGGATGACCTGAATCCCAAGCCTGTCGTATTGCTGATACAGTACTCGGTGCAAGCCTCTTTCTCCGT GGACAAAGCAAGACAGCTGACCTATTTCAGTGGGTCAGTGATGGGTGAATCAGCCATGAAGAAAGCAGAAGATGTGGGAAGTCCAGTGGAGTACACCTTTAAT gtTGCAGTAAAAGGGGAGCCCCTGGGAGATATGGCTACCCTAGCAGTGGTGTTTGTTTGGCCCTATGAAGTCTCCAATGGCAAGTGGCTGCTGTACTTGACTGAGATTGTGACAAAGGGAACAGCAGAGAGTCACTGTGTTCCAAAAGGAGACATCGTCAACCCTCTCAATCTTGCA CTGCCAAGTCGAGAATCAAGCAGGAGAAGACGGGAGGTTGATTTGTCTCAGGGTCTTGAGTCTGGATCGACTCTGCCAATGTCAAAGAGGGGAAAAGCAACGGTGTCTCTG GACTGTTTTCAAAACACCACGAGCTGCATCACTTTCAGCTGCCCTCTTCTCAACATGACCAATAAAGCCACGGTGATCGTCCGCGCACGAGTGTGGAACAGCACTCTACTGGAG GATTACTCAGACGTAGTCCGTGTGACGGTGAACACCAAAGCCACGCTGAAACTGGACACCGAGAAACCAACGATCGAAATGACAGCGATGACGCAGCCT ATTATCCTGGAAGTGGACTCTGAAATCCTAGAGGAGACTCCTGGGGATATTGCACTGTGGATTATCATTGTGGCTGTGGTGGCAGGAATTTTGCTACTGGGATTAATCATACTGCTGCTGTGGAAG TGTGGCTTCTTTAAGAGAAAAAGCTACTACAGAATAATGCCAAAGTACCACGCAGTGAAAATCCGTAAAGAAGAGCGCTGCCAGTACAAGGAAGGCTTCTTAACCAAGAGCCCGACTAAAAAGGACTGGATAACGAACTGGACTGAAACGCACCATTATTCCAACTGA
- the LOC117435043 gene encoding integrin alpha-3-like isoform X2 has protein sequence MTIDQMHLLSLDVCLFLLALYGGIETCHGFNIDTRFPVVKEGQTSGSYFGFSVALHKQTEGAKRYLLLTGAPKEKAYPALKVNETGAVYYCPITTDTKDCTRVELVKNVNSAQEMVEDMWLGVTVASQGGPNGGRVLACGHRYVKILMSGSEEQRRMIGKCFVRGNNLSYDPDDDWQTHHYEVCNPANDMSSEGMCNMGIAGGMTETEVYIGTPGSFTWQGSVDVTWWNPEAFWDLYERKYPNTDDNNIYIGYSVREEKNVLHADKYTILAGAPRASHKGAVFLMDINTDIDIGFNTMLSGEQVGSYFGNSIAAADLNNDGWKDLLVGAPFYFDRKEEEGGAVYIFMNEGGVFQNTPTLVLKGVSGSGFGFAVASVGDINQDGFEDIAIGAPFDGSGKVFLYQSSKEGLSKEARQVIDGSEIGTGGIKTFGYSINGGLDVDENSYPDILVGSLDDKIALLRARPVIQLSKTFTVSPRIVDPANCTNDSCIKVKLCLSYILSNGNTNFQNNITLKYRLEADADRRSPRVKFLKSSSPSVYRGFFSMPETKCQTIKLILTDNIQDKLRSIEFALNYSIYETKARSHRGIQSLDAFPVLSEEQNHQDTQEIHFQKECGADNKCRSNLQITAAFAAFSPEEELPSKAGKQVLQYSPDVKKLLLIVNVTNLCTNTREAEDAHQAILNITLPSTLQYSGVRSDNNIECHAEETVICELGNPFRSEQEETIRLIFEASGITLNTHQIEVMLQLSTQSEQDDLNPKPVVLLIQYSVQASFSVDKARQLTYFSGSVMGESAMKKAEDVGSPVEYTFNVAVKGEPLGDMATLAVVFVWPYEVSNGKWLLYLTEIVTKGTAESHCVPKGDIVNPLNLALPSRESSRRRREVDLSQGLESGSTLPMSKRGKATVSLDCFQNTTSCITFSCPLLNMTNKATVIVRARVWNSTLLEDYSDVVRVTVNTKATLKLDTEKPTIEMTAMTQPIILEVDSEILEETPGDIALWIIIVAVVAGILLLGLIILLLWKCGFFKRKSYYRIMPKYHAVKIRKEERCQYKEGFLTKSPTKKDWITNWTETHHYSN, from the exons ATGACTATTGATCAAATGCACTTGCTCTcactggatgtttgcctttttcTATTAGCCTTGTACGGTGGGATTGAAACCTGCCATGGGTTTAACATAGACACGCGATTCCCGGTGGTCAAAGAAGGGCAGACGAGCGGCAGTTACTTTGGGTTTTCCGTCGCTCTGCACAAACAGACAGAAGGGGCTAAACGATACCT GCTTTTAACTGGAGCCCCAAAGGAGAAAGCATACCCAGCACTAAAAGTTAATGAAACTGGGGCGGTTTATTACTGTCCCATCACCACAGACACCAAAGACTGCACCCGTGTTGAGCTGGTTAAGAATG TCAATTCCGCTCAGGAAATGGTGGAGGACATGTGGCTGGGAGTCACTGTGGCCAGTCAAGGAGGTCCCAATGGGGGGAGAGTTTTG GCTTGCGGACACCGCTACGTGAAGATCTTGATGTCGGGCTCGGAAGAGCAGAGGCGCATGATTGGGAAGTGCTTTGTGAGAGGGAACAATCTGAGCTACGACCCCGATGATGATTGGCAGACGCATCACTATGAGGTGTGCAACCCTGCCAATGACATGAGCAGCGAAGGCATGTGCAACATGGGCATTGCAGGGGGCATGACAGAGACAGAAGTGTACATCGGCACCCCCGGGAGCTTCACGTGGCAAG GAAGTGTTGACGTGACCTGGTGGAACCCTGAAGCATTCTGGGATCTGTACGAAAGAAAGTATCCCAACACAGACGACAATAACATCTATATCG GATATTCGGTACGAGAGGAAAAGAATGTTCTTCACGCTGACAAATACACCATTCTAGCTGGTGCTCCTCGAGCTTCCCACAAGGGAGCAGTCTTTCTGATGGATATCAACACAGATATTGACATTGGGTTCAACACCATGCTGTCCGGAGAACAAGTGGGCTCGTATTTCGGAAACAGTATTGCGGCAGCAGATCTCAACAATGATGG CTGGAAGGACCTGCTCGTCGGAGCTCCATTCTATTTCGACAGGAAGGAGGAGGAAGGAGGGGCCGTTTACATATTCATGAATGAGGGCGGGGTTTTCCAGAATACTCCCACTCTGGTCCTAAAGGGCGTCAGCGGCTCAGGGTTCGGGTTTGCCGTTGCCAGCGTTGGAGACATTAACCAGGATGGCTTTGAAG ACATTGCCATTGGGGCTCCCTTTGACGGTTCTGGCAAGGTGTTCCTTTACCAGAGCAGCAAGGAGGGCCTTTCCAAAGAAGCCAGACAG GTGATTGACGGCAGTGAGATTGGCACTGGTGGCATCAAGACTTTTGGCTACTCCATCAACGGGGGCCTAGACGTAGATGAGAATTCCTACCCGGATATACTGGTGGGCAGTTTGGATGATAAGATCGCCCTCCTCAG AGCCCGTCCAGTTATCCAGCTCTCCAAAACATTCACTGTGAGCCCAAGAATAGTGGATCCTGCCAACTGTACCAATGACTCCTG tatTAAGGTGAAGCTGTGCCTCTCCTATATTCTCAGCAATGGAAACACAAACTTTCAGAACAACATCA CTCTTAAGTACAGGCTGGAAGCAGACGCAGACCGGCGCTCTCCTCGAGTGAAGTTTCTCAAGTCCAGCTCTCCATCTGTCTATCGGGGCTTCTTCTCCATGCCGGAGACCAAATGTCAGACCATCAAGCTCATACTTACA GATAACATTCAAGACAAACTGCGCTCAATTGAGTTTGCCCTGAACTATTCCATCTATGAGACGAAGGCAAGGTCACACAGGGGCATTCAGAGCCTGGATGCCTTTCCAGTGTTAAGCGAAGAGCAAAACCACCAAGACACCCAAGAG ATTCACTTCCAGAAAGAATGTGGGGCCGACAACAAGTGCCGGAGTAACCTGCAAATAACGGCAGCTTTCGCCGCCTTCTCCCCCGAAGAAGAGCTGCCCAG caaggctgggaagcaagtgCTGCAGTACAGCCCTGATGTGAAGAAGCTGCTTCTCATTGTGAACGTGACCAATCTGTGCACAAATACTCGTGAAGCTGAGGATGCCCACCAAGCCATCCTCAACATCACCCTCCCCTCAACGCTGCAGTATTCAGGAGTCCGATCA GATAACAACATTGAGTGCCATGCTGAAGAGACAGTAATCTGTGAACTGGGAAACCCCTTCAGAAGCGAACAGGAG GAAACGATCCGGCTCATTTTTGAAGCCTCTGGAATCACCCTCAACACGCATCAGATTGAAGTGATGCTCCAGCTCTCCAC ACAGAGTGAACAGGATGACCTGAATCCCAAGCCTGTCGTATTGCTGATACAGTACTCGGTGCAAGCCTCTTTCTCCGT GGACAAAGCAAGACAGCTGACCTATTTCAGTGGGTCAGTGATGGGTGAATCAGCCATGAAGAAAGCAGAAGATGTGGGAAGTCCAGTGGAGTACACCTTTAAT gtTGCAGTAAAAGGGGAGCCCCTGGGAGATATGGCTACCCTAGCAGTGGTGTTTGTTTGGCCCTATGAAGTCTCCAATGGCAAGTGGCTGCTGTACTTGACTGAGATTGTGACAAAGGGAACAGCAGAGAGTCACTGTGTTCCAAAAGGAGACATCGTCAACCCTCTCAATCTTGCA CTGCCAAGTCGAGAATCAAGCAGGAGAAGACGGGAGGTTGATTTGTCTCAGGGTCTTGAGTCTGGATCGACTCTGCCAATGTCAAAGAGGGGAAAAGCAACGGTGTCTCTG GACTGTTTTCAAAACACCACGAGCTGCATCACTTTCAGCTGCCCTCTTCTCAACATGACCAATAAAGCCACGGTGATCGTCCGCGCACGAGTGTGGAACAGCACTCTACTGGAG GATTACTCAGACGTAGTCCGTGTGACGGTGAACACCAAAGCCACGCTGAAACTGGACACCGAGAAACCAACGATCGAAATGACAGCGATGACGCAGCCT ATTATCCTGGAAGTGGACTCTGAAATCCTAGAGGAGACTCCTGGGGATATTGCACTGTGGATTATCATTGTGGCTGTGGTGGCAGGAATTTTGCTACTGGGATTAATCATACTGCTGCTGTGGAAG TGTGGCTTCTTTAAGAGAAAAAGCTACTACAGAATAATGCCAAAGTACCACGCAGTGAAAATCCGTAAAGAAGAGCGCTGCCAGTACAAGGAAGGCTTCTTAACCAAGAGCCCGACTAAAAAGGACTGGATAACGAACTGGACTGAAACGCACCATTATTCCAACTGA